CGCAAATGCTTTTGTTGACGCTGCATAAAAATTCTTTGCATTTCTTCTTCTCTGATATAACGTTTCCCtctattttcctttttattgaTTGTATATCTTTTACGTTGTTTAGCGTTACAAATGGCTTCAATCATATCGTGACGGAACTCCGTACCACtttgtatctgaaaatgtttattCTCGGAGAGTgcttctgaaaaattaaaaaattatttatcacatgacattttaaatacatttgtcATTTATAAgtagtagaaataaaattaacctTGAATGGCTGagcaaagttttgttttaaaaaatgaataaattccCTCTTCTTTATTGCCATAGAAAGTAAAAGAAGACATAACTTCGTCTTCGACCGTTTCTTTTAAGCATAAATTTAATGcttcttttaatgaaaatcctccaatatattgtaaataacaaacctaatacgtataaaaaataaaatttgaaattaacaatttagaatgtttttctctcttttcatttAATACTTACAACTTCGTTATAAATTGACTCTTTTACATTATCAAATTGCAAAACTTCTTCTTCACTTGTAAAGGGAAGAAATGAAGGTTTGGACCaacattttttcttcttttgtgattttaaagaattttgtataatttcttcgatatttgCAAATCTTGTATCTATCCATTTATATAACcgactataaaaaaaatgcatgctTTGTAATAATCtactgaataaaattttaataaagaaacattcgaATTTTTACCGAAAATCTTCAGCTATAGATGAGGTaaattcaatatcttttttttctgctgGAGTATATACTAGAGAATGAACCTTAACTTCTgtttttgttctaaaaaaaatatgtacatgtaatGACTTATATGTTCAAAAATTCTACTCGTCGGATAGATTACCTTTGAGTGACCAATCAGGATGAAGAAATGTTAAGAAATCTCAAGATTTCTTCATTCTGATTGGTCACTCAAAGTTACTCTAACTTACGATTAGAAATTTCGAACGCAACCTATATATAATggcaaatttttgaattttaaaatatatttaccgtTTGTCCACAAGTTTTTTGGCAtccaaattgtaatatattttttcaggtACATTTTCATTGTCTGTT
The DNA window shown above is from Solenopsis invicta isolate M01_SB chromosome 10, UNIL_Sinv_3.0, whole genome shotgun sequence and carries:
- the LOC105207131 gene encoding uncharacterized protein LOC105207131 isoform X2, with translation MKPPKRGITKPARYQTTESSDDGENVTIEKYDLTKDEVHNEVESDVLALSQVFVETQHVLNKKDDENNSLLLNRNQLPNNKSSIRSHVILDFPLKNLKASSSSYHNEPTISKQHDMSHFNVLYNDPVASTSSTVISNAQYEPTNSSLVSYQSETYKEDELCTKKSVKNIDNQHYDYLSNKRPETTLKTYERNNTSKLHLYNKLQTDNENVPEKIYYNLDAKKLVDKRTKTEVKVHSLVYTPAEKKDIEFTSSIAEDFRRLYKWIDTRFANIEEIIQNSLKSQKKKKCWSKPSFLPFTSEEEVLQFDNVKESIYNEVVCYLQYIGGFSLKEALNLCLKETVEDEVMSSFTFYGNKEEGIYSFFKTKLCSAIQEALSENKHFQIQSGTEFRHDMIEAICNAKQRKRYTINKKENRGKRYIREEEMQRIFMQRQQKHLRKE